TTTCCTGTCAGAATTTATAATTCATCCTAAATAGTTTAGTCTTTTTAAGGCACTTTGTTTCCCATACTTTCTGTCCAGATGGCAAACCATTCTTCGTTTTCCAATTTGAATTCGGTTGCCTTATAAAGTTGCTGGATTCTGGAAACATTCACGGTTCCTGCAATTGGGATAACTTTTGCCGGATGCTGCAATACCCATGACAATAAAATGGTGTCTGAACCTACATGGTATTTTCCAACCAATTCTGCCAAAAGTGTTTTTAAACGTCGCGTCTGGTCGGTTTTTTCTCTGAAAACCGTTCCAAGCGGATTCCACGCCATAGGGCGTATGTTATGCACCTGCATATGGTCAAAGCTTCCGTCGGTCATAGCCTTAAAGTCGGTTGCAGAAAACTGCACCTGGTTGTAACTCACTTCTGTTTTTGAAAGTATCAGGTCGGTTTGTGAAGGCGTAAAATTAGACAGCCCGAAATCAAGAATTTTTCCTTCCGATTTTAATTTTTCTACGGCTTCTGCAATTTCATTGGCATTCATAAGCGGACTCGGACGATGCAGCAGGAAAACATCCAGATAATCAGTATGGAGGTTTTTCAGCGAGTTTTCTACAGACCAGATAATGTAGTCTTTCGAATAGTCATAATGTTTGATTTTGTTATTCCTGTTTCCAAGAACATGCTGTATGCCGCATTTTGAAATCAGCTGTATTTTTCTTCGGTCGATCTTGCTTTCGGACAAAGCTTTTCCAAATTCGGCTTCGGTCGTGTAGCCTCCATAAATATCGGCATGATCAAAAGTGGTGATTTTATTTTCAGAGCAAACGTGTATCAGGTTCGCCATTTCGGAAGTTGTGAGATTTTTATCCCAGACTCCCCAGCTCATAGTTCCCGCTATAATGGGAGATAATGTTGTTTTCACGATGATAAGTTTTGAGATTTTAAATTTATGAAAACAAAATCAAAAGAAGAACAGATATGTTGTTAATGTGCGTGCGGAAATAAATCCATTATAAAAGAAAAAAATACATCAATACGATTATTTAATGTAAAATATTCTTATATTTGTAATATAGAACTTTTGCAAAAGTAATCTGAGTTTAATTTTAAAATTTTATTTACATGAGAGAAATAATAAATTTATCAAACAATAATGATTGGTTTGATGATTTTGACGAGGAAAGTAAAAATATGATGGAAAATATACAGTTTTTAAATTTATCGTCTGATTTTCAAAACAGAATTAGCAATAATT
This portion of the Flavobacterium lindanitolerans genome encodes:
- a CDS encoding aldo/keto reductase; this translates as MVKTTLSPIIAGTMSWGVWDKNLTTSEMANLIHVCSENKITTFDHADIYGGYTTEAEFGKALSESKIDRRKIQLISKCGIQHVLGNRNNKIKHYDYSKDYIIWSVENSLKNLHTDYLDVFLLHRPSPLMNANEIAEAVEKLKSEGKILDFGLSNFTPSQTDLILSKTEVSYNQVQFSATDFKAMTDGSFDHMQVHNIRPMAWNPLGTVFREKTDQTRRLKTLLAELVGKYHVGSDTILLSWVLQHPAKVIPIAGTVNVSRIQQLYKATEFKLENEEWFAIWTESMGNKVP